In Gemmatimonadota bacterium, the sequence TGCGCGCACGATCGACAGCACCGGCCCGAACACCTCCTCGCGCGCGATGCGCATGTCCGCCGTGACCCGGTCGATGACTGTGGGGCCCACCCAGAAACCGTCCTCGTGGCCGTCGACGGCGGCGCCGCGTCCGTCCAGCAGCACCTGGGCGCCCGCGGCCTCGGCCTCGTCTATGTAGCCGACGATGCGGTCGCGCGCGGCGGCCGACACCACCGGACCCACGTCGCGCCCCGGCACGATCGCTCGCGCCGCCTGCACCACGCGCGGGATCACCGCATCGGCGTCCGACACCGCCACCATTACGGACGCCGCCATGCAGCGCTGGCCCGCGCAGCCGGACATCGACGCGGCGACGTTGTCGGCGGTCATGTCCGGGTTGGCGTCCGGCAGCACGATGAGGTGGTTCTTGGCGCCTCCCAGGGCGAGCACGCGCTTCAGGTTGGCCGACGCGCGACGGTAGACGATCTTCGCCACGCGCGTGGACCCCACGAAGCTGATGGCGGAGATGTCGGGGTGGTCGCAGATCGCCTCCACCGCCTCGGTGCCCCCGTGCACGACGTTGAAGACGCCGGTCGGCAGCCCGGCCTCCGCCAGGAGCTCGGCGATCCGGTTGGCGCTGATGGGAACCAGCTCGGACGGCTTGAGCACCATGCAGTTGCCCAGCATGAGCGCGTTGGGAAGCGTCCAGTTGGGCACCATGTTGGGGAAGTTGAACGGCGTGATGGACGCCACCACCCCGACCGGCTGGCGCTCGATGCGGCACTCGACGCCGCGGCTCACCTCCATGACCTCGCCGGCGACGATCTGGGGCAGCGAGCACGCGAACTCGGTGAGCTCGATCGACTTGAGCACTTCGGCCGTCGCCTCGGAGGCCACCTTGCCGTTCTCCTCGGCGACCAGCGCCGCCAGCTCATCCAGATTCTGTTCGATGAGCGCGCGATACCGATAGAAGATCTGGGCGCGCTCCTTGATCGGCGTCGACGACCACTCCCCGAACGCGGCGCGAGCGGCCTGGACGGCCGCGTCGACCTCGGGCGCCTCCGACATGCCCACGCGCGCTATGACGACGCCCCGGGAGGGGTCGAAAACGTCCAGCGCTTCGGCGCCGCCGGGCGCGTTCTCACCGGCGATGAAGTTCGGGACGTCGGCGTATTTCAATGACTCCAGTGTCGCTGTGCTCATCGGACATCTACCTGCGTGTCGAGGCGAGGGCGATCGGACTCCGGCGCGCGGCCTGCCGGCTGCGCCGGCGCAGTCTTGGAGAACGCGGCCGCACGTGGCCCGCCGCGCGAGACTCTGCCAGGAAAGGGGATCATTGGAAACGATGCGGCAAGGCGGATCGGGGTGTCAAGGCGCGGCCGGGGAAGGTGCCTTGACTCAGGCGCCTCGACAGGCTCACGTCCACGCGGGTGCGAGACCGATGCATCCATGACCGTCGGCGGCCCCGCGGCGACTCAGGAGCGCTGGGCGGGCGTCGACCCCAGGAGGAGGACGTTATGCGTAGATGGACCGCAGTGCTCGCGGCGGCAGCCGTGCTTGCTGTACCAGCGACGACGGTCGCACAGGAGATGGCGGATCACGACGCCGAGGCGAAGGCGGCGGTCGAGGCCGGGTCGCAGATGTGGGTTGAAGCGTTCAACGCGAGCGACGCCGCGGCGCTCACCGCGCTGTACGCCGACGACGCGACGTTGATGGCGCCCGGCGCACCGGCGGCGACGGGGCACGAAGCCATCCACGCTACGTTCGTGGCGGCCCTCGAGGCTGCGCCGGGCTTCGCGGCAAGCGTGGAAGCGAAATCCGTTCACGTGATGGGCGACATGGCCGTCGAGGTAGGTGGCTGGGTCATGACCGACGCCGACGGAGGGCACGCCGATCACGGCTCCTACATGGCCGTGTGGCGCAACGTCGACGGCGAGTGGAAGTTCGC encodes:
- a CDS encoding CoA-acylating methylmalonate-semialdehyde dehydrogenase is translated as MSTATLESLKYADVPNFIAGENAPGGAEALDVFDPSRGVVIARVGMSEAPEVDAAVQAARAAFGEWSSTPIKERAQIFYRYRALIEQNLDELAALVAEENGKVASEATAEVLKSIELTEFACSLPQIVAGEVMEVSRGVECRIERQPVGVVASITPFNFPNMVPNWTLPNALMLGNCMVLKPSELVPISANRIAELLAEAGLPTGVFNVVHGGTEAVEAICDHPDISAISFVGSTRVAKIVYRRASANLKRVLALGGAKNHLIVLPDANPDMTADNVAASMSGCAGQRCMAASVMVAVSDADAVIPRVVQAARAIVPGRDVGPVVSAAARDRIVGYIDEAEAAGAQVLLDGRGAAVDGHEDGFWVGPTVIDRVTADMRIAREEVFGPVLSIVRAADADDAIRIENGSPYGNASSVYTESGGMARYVTERVSAGMVGVNVGVPVPREPFSFGGWNESKFGVGDITGRGSLELWTQNKKTTTKWNEEAGINWMS
- a CDS encoding nuclear transport factor 2 family protein, with amino-acid sequence MRRWTAVLAAAAVLAVPATTVAQEMADHDAEAKAAVEAGSQMWVEAFNASDAAALTALYADDATLMAPGAPAATGHEAIHATFVAALEAAPGFAASVEAKSVHVMGDMAVEVGGWVMTDADGGHADHGSYMAVWRNVDGEWKFAYDMWNSSMPASDDDM